The nucleotide window TCAGATCATTCGTTAGCTACTCCTACTGCCGTCTGGCcgatgacctcgtcgacgacgccgaaaGCTCCGAagaggccgccgcctggaTCTCCAAGCTCGACCGCCACCTCAGCCTCCTTTACAAAGACcccgacgccgtctcggcgcccctcgccgccaaaTACGCCGCCGAGAACTTCCCGGCTTCCGCTCTGTCGGCACTCGACATGCTACCGGCCTCTCTGCTCCCGCGCGAgcccctcgccgagctcctcaAGGGTTTCGAGATGGATCTCTCCTTTGACAGCTCCACCTTCCCCATCACCGACCCGGAAGACCTCGAGCTCTATGCAGCCCGCGTTGCCAGCACTGTCGGCCAGGCCTGCCTCGAGCTCGTTTTCCGCCACTGCCACCACGGCTTGCCCGACTACATGCAGGCGTACCTCCGCAACACGGCGCGCCAGATGGGACTCGCGCTGCAATTCGTCAACATTGCgcgcgacgtcgccgtcgacgcaAAGATCGGCCGCGTCTACCTCCCGACAATGTGGCTTAAGGAGGAGGGCCTGACCTCGGAAGATGTCCTCAGTAACCCCACCAGCGAGGGCGTCGAAAAGGTGCGCCGCAGGATCCTCGCCAAGGCGTTCGACCACTACGCCGAGGCCAGGGACTCGATGAAGTGGATTCCTTCCGAGGCGCGCGGCCCCatggtcgtcgccgtcgagagcTACATGGAGATTGGCCGGGTTCTGATgcgcaacggcggcgccgcggcggatGGTAGCGGCCGGGCCACGGTGCCCAAGTCGAGACGCATCTGGGTCGCCTGGAGCACGTTGATGGCTTCTTAGGCATACAATGCTCGACTCGGATCTAGGTCTGGGCAGGAGTCTCATTCAGGTTTCTTTCCTTGCCTTACCTACATACAGTGTTCTTCTCCTTACCTGGTTTTCTAGAGGTATCACGATAGACAGCATGGCGTCCAACGgggtagtagtagtagtagtagcgATGGTGTGGTTGTGATATTACAAGCGAATGCGCGCAATGCTTTCACCAATTGAATCTTCCGACCCTTGATAACGATGTGACGAACCGATTTGTTGGTGTTGCATGCCCTGCAGAGATCGATGTGTCCGATCAGTCGTCGTAGCTGTGACATCACAatccaggccgccgagctATGTAAGCAAGGGGGGCAGTGCGTGCCCGGCACAAGGGGGGTGAGAGTACAAAGATAGGCCTGGATGGTCAAAGCTCCAGGTGAACTTACCGTTCTCCACTGGTGCAAACCTTCACCGAATCCCAGACCGAcaccgagagagagagagagagagagagagagacgggaGAGAAACTGTGTCTCCACCGAAATTTGAACGACTTCACAACCCACGTCCACGCGCGCAGTTTTCCGCACCAACATCGTACCGACGACGAAACCCATTGAGCCGTTGCGCGCAGCTCACCCACCCCCATCGATACGAATGCCATTATAGTAGCTTGAGAACaactctccctccccccggccccTGAAATGATGCCCCGACCGATGGCGGCCAGCCGCGTCCTGCGGGACCTCTCTGCCCGCCGCGCATCGCGACCTCCcgcttccttctcctcggcgaccgtCCGCCCCTTCTCATCGACGGCCCAGTCCCGCCTCAAGGCCCTGAAGAACCCCCCACCCTCGCCCGCACCCTACACCTCGCAGTTCCCCCCCGCGGCGAACGCGGCGGACGCGGCACTCGCGAACCTCTCCCACCTCACCCCCGCCCAAATCACGGCTCTCCTCTCGACACCACCAaaaccgccgccgccgccaccgggCGGTGTCCCCCAGCCCGACGGCCAACAACCTCCGCGCTCCCGCCTCTCCCGCTCCCTATGggccctcgccttcttcgtcctcggctaCAAGctcaccgccgacgagatcgCGACCTGGCGCTTCGCCTACCCCTTCATGCACCCGCCCGTCGAGACCAAGGACCCGGACGAGATCGCCATGTACCGCGAGCACGCCACCTACGACGCCCTCGAAGACTACCCGATCCTGCAGTCCATGGTGCCCCAGGTCAACGAGGCCGGCACCCGCGCCACCCCCACCGACTGGGAGCAATGGCAGCCCTACGAGGActtctcggccgagacgCTGTCCAAGCACCTCTGCGGCGGCACCCTCAACAACCCCAACGCCCTGggcctcgtccacctcgtcTTTCGCAACCGCCTGACCGGCGAgatcatcctcgccatcatgttcggcgacggcacctCGGGCTGGCCGTCCATCGTGCACGGCGGCATGCTCTCGACCATCATGGACGAGGCCATggcccgcctcgccgccctcaacTTCTCCGCCAACACGGCCGTCACCGCCCGCCTATCCATGGACTTCAAGATCCCCGTCTCGCCCCGCATGCTGTACATCGTCCGCGTCAACAAGGTCTTGCCCGAGTATCAGAAGCAGGGctcggacgaggacaagACGGACCGCAAGATGTGGATCGTCGGCCGTATGGAGGACCCGGATGGCGCcaccgtcctcgaggccaaggggCTGTTCGTCGTACCCAAGGGGGGTCACATGCAGCCTTTGGGGAAGCACTTTTGAAGGGTGGGGGAAGCTGCCGTTCGAGGCTTAAATGAAcagaaggaggaggacaaggagaagaagacgaagaagaaacgTAGAagcaagaagaggaagggcTTATCGCATACCACGGCGTTACAGAGGCGATTACAGGCGGTTGAAATTACTTGGAATGTGTTTGCACGAGCAAAACGAAAGAGCGGACAACAATGTGTCGATAAGCGGGTTTGTAGAACAAGAGGCTGGTGAaagcttttttttttgttgatGTTAGAATCCGGCGGAAACGTTCATACCATCCATGGGCGCCAAAGTTGACAACGGTGACTCCGCGCTCGAAGTAAGGCTGGTTTCATGCATTCATTTGGTTGAATACCGTATACAGTTCAACTCGACGGGCGACGGTTTCGTGTAC belongs to Colletotrichum higginsianum IMI 349063 chromosome 5, whole genome shotgun sequence and includes:
- a CDS encoding Thioesterase; its protein translation is MAASRVLRDLSARRASRPPASFSSATVRPFSSTAQSRLKALKNPPPSPAPYTSQFPPAANAADAALANLSHLTPAQITALLSTPPKPPPPPPGGVPQPDGQQPPRSRLSRSLWALAFFVLGYKLTADEIATWRFAYPFMHPPVETKDPDEIAMYREHATYDALEDYPILQSMVPQVNEAGTRATPTDWEQWQPYEDFSAETLSKHLCGGTLNNPNALGLVHLVFRNRLTGEIILAIMFGDGTSGWPSIVHGGMLSTIMDEAMARLAALNFSANTAVTARLSMDFKIPVSPRMLYIVRVNKVLPEYQKQGSDEDKTDRKMWIVGRMEDPDGATVLEAKGLFVVPKGGHMQPLGKHF